A stretch of the Chelonoidis abingdonii isolate Lonesome George chromosome 11, CheloAbing_2.0, whole genome shotgun sequence genome encodes the following:
- the LOC116840095 gene encoding galactoside alpha-(1,2)-fucosyltransferase 2-like, with the protein MTAPDSWVPFRLPFQLSLYLLAIMTFSFLIHLRTRFPTLNATEQGMWTVNSAGRLGNQMGEYATLYALAKMNGRQAYILPEMHQQLAPLFRITLPVLSRFGAWSILWRNYELHDWMSEEYKHIEGKYVRLTGYPCSWTFYHHLRQEILQEFSFHDHIKEEANRYLAGLRGQRQNVTYVGVHVRRGDYVWLMPEHWKGVVADKAYLEKAMGYFRAKYQEPVFVVTSNGIEWCRENIDASRGDVYFSGDGKESSPGRDFALLAHCNHTIMTIGTFGIWAGYLAGGETVYLANYTLPDSPFLKIFKPEAAFLPEWIGIDADLSPLLSGTSG; encoded by the coding sequence ATGACTgccccggactcctgggtccccttCCGGCTGCCCTTCCAGCTCAGCCTCTACCTGCTGGCCATCATGACCTTCTCCTTCCTCATCCACCTACGCACTCGGTTCCCCACGCTGAatgccacagagcagggtatGTGGACCGTGAACTCCGCCGGGCGCCTGGGGAACCAGATGGGGGAATACGCCACCCTCTACGCCCTGGCCAAGATGAACGGGCGCCAGGCCTACATCCTCCCGGAGATGCACCAGCAGCTGGCGCCGCTCTTCCGCATCACCCTGCCCGTGCTCTCCAGATTCGGGGCTTGGAGTATCCTATGGAGGAACTATGAGCTCCACGACTGGATGTCGGAGGAGTACAAGCACATCGAGGGGAAATACGTCCGGCTGACGGGCTACCCCTGCTCCTGGACCTTCTACCACCACCTCCGGCAGGAGATCCTCCAGGAATTCTCCTTCCATGACCACATCAAGGAGGAGGCCAACCGGTACCTGGCCGGGCTGCGTGGGCAGCGCCAGAATGTGACCTACGTGGGCGTTCATGTCCGGAGGGGGGACTACGTCTGGTTGATGCCTGAGCACTGGAAGGGGGTGGTGGCAGACAAGGCCTACCTGGAGAAGGCCATGGGCTACTTCCGGGCCAAGTACCAGGAGCCGGTCTTCGTGGTGACCAGCAATGGGATAGAGTGGTGCCGGGAGAACATCGACGCCTCGCGGGGGGACGTGTATTTCTCGGGGGACGGGAAGGAGTCGTCGCCGGGGAGGGACTTTGCTCTCTTGGCCCATTGCAACCACACGATCATGACCATCGGGACCTTCGGCATCTGGGCTGGTtacctggctgggggggagaccGTCTACTTGGCCAACTACACCCTCCCCGACTCTCCCTTCCTCAAGATCTTCAAGCCTGAGGCCGCCTTCCTGCCTGAGTGGATCGGGATCGATGCCGATCTCTCCCCGCTGCTCAGTGGGACATCTGGCTAA
- the LOC116840074 gene encoding galactoside alpha-(1,2)-fucosyltransferase 2-like, whose product MLGGLEVPGPCWDAGHPLSALSGAAKSIKNHLPANGGWDLLPSSPLGAMTAPDSWVPFRQHCQLSLYLLAIMTFSFLMHLHCRFFTTRQSLPSLNTTKGSPATPPTTTPTTEQGMWTVNSTRRLGNQMGEYATLYALAKMNRRLAYILPEMHQQLAPLFHITLPVLSSDVVQNIPWKDYELHDWMSEEYRHIEGKYVQLTGYPCSWTFYHHLRQEILQEFSFHDHVKEEANRYLAGLRGQRRNVTYVGIHVRRGDYVWVMPQVWKGVVADKAYLEKAIGYFRAKYQEPVFVVTSNGMEWCRENIDASQGDVYFSGDGRESSPGRDFALLAHCNHTIMTIGTFGIWAGYLAGGETVYLANYTLPNSPFLKIFKAAVAFLPQWIGIDADLSPLQSGATG is encoded by the exons ATGTTGGGGGGCCTGGAGGTGCCAGGACCCTGTTGGGATGCGGGACACCCCCTGTCTGCACTGAGTGGGGCTGCGAAAAGCATCAAGAACCACCTCCCGGCGAATGGGG GCTGGGATCTCCTTCCCTCATCACCGCTGGGAGCCATGACCgccccggactcctgggtccccttCCGGCAGCACTGCCAGCTCAGCCTCTACCTGCTGGCCATCATGACTTTCTCCTTCCTCATGCACCTACACTGCCGGTTCTTCACCACAAGACAGAGTCTCCCCTCCCTGAACACAACGAAGgggtccccagccacaccccccaCCACAACCCCCACCACGGAGCAGGGCATGTGGACCGTGAACTCCACCAGGCGCCTGGGGAACCAGATGGGGGAATACGCCACCCTCTACGCCCTGGCCAAGATGAACAGGCGCCTGGCCTACATCCTCCCGGAGATGCACCAGCAGCTGGCGCCGCTCTTCCACATCACCCTGCCCGTGCTCTCCAGCGACGTGGTCCAGAACATCCCATGGAAGGATTATGAGCTCCATGACTGGATGTCGGAGGAGTACAGGCACATCGAGGGGAAATACGTCCAGCTGACGGGCTACCCCTGCTCCTGGACCTTCTACCACCACCTCCGGCAGGAGATCCTCCAGGAATTCTCCTTCCATGACCACGTCAAGGAGGAGGCCAACCGGTACCTGGCCGGGCTGCGTGGGCAGCGCCGGAATGTGACCTACGTGGGCATCCATGTCCGGAGGGGGGACTACGTCTGGGTGATGCCCCAGGTCTGGAAGGGGGTGGTGGCGGACAAGGCCTACCTGGAGAAGGCCATAGGCTACTTCCGGGCCAAGTACCAGGAGCCGGTCTTCGTGGTGACCAGCAACGGGATGGAGTGGTGCCGGGAGAACATTGATGCCTCACAGGGGGACGTGTATTTCtcgggggatgggagggagtcgTCACCGGGGAGGGATTTTGCTCTTTTGGCCCATTGCAACCACACAATCATGACCATCGGGACCTTCGGCATCTGGGCTGGTTACCTGGCTGGTGGGGAGACCGTCTACTTGGCCAACTACACCCTCCCCAATTCCCCATTCCTCAAGATCTTCAAGGCTGCTGTCGCCTTCCTGCCCCAGTGGATTGGGATTGACGCcgatctctccccactgcagagTGGGGCAACCGGCTAA